One window of the Colletotrichum destructivum chromosome 6, complete sequence genome contains the following:
- a CDS encoding Putative mycotoxin biosynthesis protein UstYa, with translation MDVYISNYTFDGDMMVLRHRWQELLPLGGGNVLVKDHKSYSYLSDPIQDDSGPIYVTTWTHQLHCLFYVMSEYDRIVRHGRNGQEKLIPPGAYSVHTRHCFEILRQSILCHLDMTLEGSTSAISNGTTGFGHAHVCQNHQEAIDWMEANRVSDERLIVKEG, from the exons ATGGACGTCTACATCTCCAACTACACCTTCGACGGGGATATGATGGTGCTTCGACACCGTTGGCAAGAGCTATTACCAC TGGGAGGAGGCAACGTACTTGTGAAAGACCACAAAAGCTACTCGTATTTATCAGATCCGATTCAAGATGACTCTGGTCCTATATATGTCACAACATGGACGCATCAACTCCACTGTCTT TTCTACGTCATGAGCGAATATGATCGTATTGTCCGTCATGGGCGCAATGGCCAGGAGAAATTGATCCCCCCGGGCGCCTACAGTGTACATACAAGACACTGCTTTGAGATTCTGCGGCAGTCAATCCTCTGCCACCTAGACATGACCCTGGAAGGAAGCACGTCTGCAATATCAAATGGCACGACGGGATTTGGTCACGCTCATGTATGCCAAAACCACCAGGAAGCCATAGACTGGATGGAGGCAAATAGGGTCAGTGATGAAAGACTGATTGTTAAGGAGGGCTAA
- a CDS encoding Putative ferric reductase, NAD binding domain, ferric reductase transmembrane component-like protein, with protein sequence MDYYYAGTEKPSERSRWTPLTRMLLSGEMTQEKQKDLSMRERFDRWMINEGYRRVFVFVFLVLHGLVFAFASVNFALKDNLQIARDTFGPTFVIARAAALVLHVDVALVLFPVCRTLISLARQTPLNGIIQFDKNITFHITTAWSIVFFSWVHTIAHWNNFAQIAAKNNLGIYGWLLANFVSGPGWTGYVMLIALMGMVLTSVEKPRRANYERFWYTHHMFIVFFFFWSIHGAFCMIQPDFAPFCTSIGTSAIGVFWQYWMYGGFVYLAERVAREVRGRHKTYISKVIQHPSNVCEIQIKKEHTKTRAGQYIFFCCPAVSLWQYHPFTLTSAPEEDYISIHMRVVGDFTRAVSTALGCEWDKKKDDSSKVVGVNSDSSEVDPALRRVLPRVYVDGPFGSASEDVFKYEVSVLCGAGIGVTPFASILKSIWYRMNYPQQKTRLSKVYFFWICRDFGSFEWFRSLLLAIEAQDVDNRIEIHTYLTAKIKADDATNIMINDANADKDTITGLRSPTNFGRPNWDMIFRGIRKLHSPAEAGVFFCGPKGLGSSLHIYCNKYSEPGFSFVWGKENF encoded by the exons ATGGACTACTACTACGCGGGCACCGAGAAGCCCTCAGAGCGCTCGAGATGGACGCCCCTCACCCGCATGCTCCTCTCCGGAGAGATGACGCAGGAGAAACAGAAGGATTTGTCGATGCGGGAGCGTTTCGACCGTTGGATGATTAACGAAGGATACAGAAGAGT CTTCGTCTTCGTGTTCCTGGTTCTCCACGGCCTCGTCTTTGCCTTCGCCTCCGTCAACTTTGCTCTCAAGGACAATTTGCAAATAGCACGAGACACCTTCGGTCCGACTTTCGTCATcgcccgtgccgccgccctcgtgctccacgtcgacgtcgcccttgtGCTCTTCCCCGTCTGCCGAACCCTCATCTCTCTGGCTCGTCAAACCCCTCTCAATGGAATCATTCAGTTCGACAAGAACATCACCTTCCACATTACCACCGCCTGGtccatcgtcttcttttCCTGGGTCCACACCATTGCCCACTGGAACAACTTTGCCCAGATTGCCGCCAAGAACAACCTCGGAATCTacggctggctgctggccaACTTCGTTTCCGGCCCTGGCTGGACTGGCTATGTTATGCTCATCGCCCTGATGGGCATGGTCCTCACCTCGGTCGAAAAGCCCAGACGCGCCAACTACGAGCGCTTCTGGTACACCCACCACAtgttcatcgtcttcttcttcttctggtcCATCCACGGCGCTTTTTGCATGATCCAGCCTGACTTCGCCCCCTTCTGCACCAGCATCGGCACCTCCGCCATCGGTGTCTTTTGGCAGTACTGGATGTACGGCGGATTTGTCTATCTGGCCGAGCGTGTTGCTCGCGAGGTCCGCGGACGCCACAAGACGTACATCTCCAAGGTCATCCAGCACCCCAGCAACGTCTGCGAGATTCAGATCAAGAAGGAGCACACAAAGACCAGGGCTGGACAGTacatcttcttctgctgccCCGCCGTCTCTCTGTGGCAGTACCACCCCTTTACCCTGACGAGCGCCCCCGAGGAAGACTACATCTCCATCCACATGCGTGTAGTCGGCGACTTCACCCGCGCCGTCTCGaccgccctcggctgcgaatgggacaagaagaaggacgacagcagcaaggTTGTCGGTGTCAACAGCGACTCCAGCGAGGTCGACCCTGCCCTCCGCCGCGTTCTCCCTCGTGTCTATGTGGACGGCCCGTTCGGCTCGGCTTCCGAGGACGTTTTCAAGTACGAGGTTTCGGTTCTTTGTGGTGCCGGTATCGGTGTTACGCCCTTCGCTTCCATTCTCAAGTCCATCTGGTACCGCATGAACTATCCCCAGCAAAAGACCCGTCTCAGTAAAGTCTACTTCTTCTGGATTTGCAGAGACTTTGGCTCCTTTGAGTGGTTTcgctccctcctcctcgccatcgaggcccaGGACGTCGACAACCGCATCGAGATCCACACCTACCTGACGGCTAAGATCAAGGCGGACGACGCGACGAACATTATGATTAACGACGCAAACGCCGACAAGGACACCATTACCGGTCTGCGTTCGCCGACCAACTTTGGCAGGCCCAACTGGGACATGATCTTCAGGGGTATCCGCAAGCTGCACTCACCGGCCGAGGCTGGTGTGTTCTTTTGCGGTCCCAAGGGTCTGGGTAGCTCACTGCACATCTACTGTAATAAGTACAGTGAACCTGG CTTCTCCTTTGTGTGGGGCAAGGAGAACTTCTAA
- a CDS encoding Putative ubiquitin-conjugating enzyme E2, ubiquitin-conjugating enzyme/RWD, whose amino-acid sequence MALKRINKELTDLGRDPPSSCSAGPVGEDLFHWQATIMGPGDSPYSGGVFFLAIHFPTDYPFKPPKVNFTTRIYHPNINSNGSICLDILRDQWSPALTISKVLLSICSMLTDPNPDDPLVPEIAHVYKTDRARYEATAREWTRKYAI is encoded by the exons ATGGCTCTCAAGAGAATTAACAAGGAGCTCACTGACCTCGGCCG TGACCCGCCCTCTTCCTGCTCTGCCGGCCCCGTCGGCGAAGACCTG TTCCACTGGCAAGCAACGATCATGGGACCC GGTGACTCTCCCTACTCTGGCGgtgtcttcttcctcgccatccaCTTCCCCACCGACTACCCCTTCAAGCCTCCCAAGGTCAACTTCACCACTCGCATCTACCACCCCAACATCAACTCGAACGGCAGCATTTGCTTAGATATTTTGCGCGACCAGTGGAGCCCGGCGTTGACCATCTCTAAGG TCCTGCTCTCCATCTGCTCGATGCTGACGGACCCCAACCCCGACGACCCTCTTGTGCCCGAAATTGCACACGTCTACAAGACGGACCGCGCCAGATACGAGGCCACGGCCCGCGAGTGGACCCGCAAGTACGCCATTTAG
- a CDS encoding Putative acyl-CoA oxidase/dehydrogenase, middle domain, acyl-CoA dehydrogenase/oxidase, whose amino-acid sequence MLLRHHVRTTSLQAAVRTTQLTNSRNMYRSALRTCARRCVPAPSRGVLPAVRTFASASDGPVFNWEDPLNSKNLLTEEELAISETAERYCQERMLPRVLQAYRDEQYDKKILEEMGELGLLGATIEGYGCAGVSTVAGGLITKAVERVDSGYRSGMSVQSSLVMGGIAEFGTQEQKEKYLPQMATGKMLGAFGLTEPNHGSDPGSMETVARPHPTKKGYYSLSGSKTWITNSPIADVLLVWAKLQETGKIRGFLVERSQCPAGTLETPAIKNKNGLRASITGMIQLDDAPVPAENMFPTVEGLRGPFSCLNSARYGISLGVIGALEDCIARARTYALERRQFKNNPIAKYQLVQKKLADAVTDAAYGTVAAIQVGRLKDEGKATPEMISMVKRQNCDRALQNARVLQEIFGGNAVSDEYAIGRHVANLFVTQTYEGQSDIHSLILGRAITGLQAFV is encoded by the exons ATGCTCCTGCGCCATCATGTCCGCACGACTTCACTACAAGCCGCCGTGAGGACGACCCAATTGACCAATTCACGCAACATGTATCGATCAGCTCTGAGGACATGCGCAAGACGATGCGTCCCGGCGCCCTCCCGAGGTGTCCTGCCCGCCGTGAGGACCTTCGCCTCAGCTTCCGACGGTCCTGTGTTCAACTGGGAGGACCCCCTGAACTCCAAGAATCTGCTGACAGAGGAGGAACTCGCTATCTCAGAGACTGCTGAGCGGTACTGCCAAGAGCGTATGCTGCCGCGCGTGCTGC AGGCTTACCGAGACGAGCAGTACGACAAGAAGATCCTCGAGGAGATGGGCGAGCTGGGACTTCTCGGCGCAACAATTGAAGGCTACGGCTGCGCAGGCGTTTCGACCGTTGCCGGTGGTCTTATCACgaaggccgtcgagagggTTGACAGCGGCTACCGCTCCGGCATGTCCGTCCAGTCGTCCCTTGTCAtgggcggcatcgccgagtTCGGTACACaggagcagaaggagaagtACCTGCCTCAGATGGCCACGGGCAAGATGTTGGGCGCATTCGGCCTGACGGAGCCTAATCATGGCAGTGACCCCGGCTCGATGGAGACCGTGGCGAGGCCTCACCCGACCAAAAAGGGCTACTATTCGCTGTCCGGGTCCAAGACGTGGATCACAAACTCGCCCATCGCCGACGTGCTTCTCGTCTGGGCGAAGCTACAGGAGACGGGCAAGATCAGGGGCTTCTTAGTCGAGCGGTCGCAATGTCCCGCCGGCACCCTCGAGACGCCCGCcatcaagaacaagaacgGCTTACGCGCCTCCATCACCGGCATGAtccagctcgacgacgcccccGTGCCGGCGGAGAACATGTTCCCAACGGTCGAGGGCCTGCGCGGGCCCTTTTCGTGCCTCAACAGCGCGCGGTACGGCATCTCCCTCGGCGTCAttggcgccctcgaggacTGCATCGCCCGCGCGCGCACCTACGCCCTCGAGCGGCGCCAATTCAAAAACAACCCCATCGCCAAGTACCAGCTCGTGcagaagaagctcgccgaTGCCGTTACCGACGCCGCGTATGGCACCGTCGCGGCGATCCAAGTCGGCAGGCTCAAGGACGAGGGCAAGGCGACGCCCGAGATGATCAGCATGGTCAAGCGCCAGAACTGCGACCGTGCGCTGCAAAATGCGCGTGTTCTGCAGGAGATATTTGGCGGCAATGCCGTCAGCGACGAATACGCCATCGGGCGGCACGTTGCCAACTTGTTCGTGACGCAGACGTACGAGGGCCAGAGCGATATCCATA GCCTCATCCTCGGTCGGGCCATTACCGGTCTCCAGGCATTCGTGTAA
- a CDS encoding Putative cytochrome c oxidase, subunit VIb — MGLFSSFQSEETRRAEEVRTGARAPDRSERRKCWDARDAYFGCLDRNNIVDALKDDTKARKACPTENAEFERDCAAAWVKYFKQWRVADIQKKQRIAQLEAENAVKMDVTTSFADHTAAPAKGTATSKADLQDMLAARRK; from the exons ATGGgcctcttttcttccttccaGTCCGAAGAGACCCGCCGCGCCGAAGAGGTCCGCACCGGCGCCCGCGCCCCGGACCGCAGCGAGCGCCGCAAGTGCTGGGACGCTCGCGACGCTTACTTCGGCTGCCTCGACCGCAACAACATTGTTGACGCATTAAAGGACGACACAAAAGCCCGCAAGGCCTGTCCCACCGAGAACGCCGAATTCGAGCGCGattgcgccgccgcctgg GTCAAGTACTTCAAGCAGTGGCGCGTCGCCGATATCCAGAAGAAGCAGCGCATCGCCCAGCTAGAGGCTGAGAACGCCGTCAAGATGGACGTCACTACCTCCTTCGCCGACCAcaccgccgcgcccgccaAAGGCACCGCCACGAGCAAGGCCGATCTGCAGGACATGCTCGCCGCAAGGAGGAAGTGA